The Anopheles gambiae chromosome 2, idAnoGambNW_F1_1, whole genome shotgun sequence genomic sequence aatttattttttgaatttcttacAAGTTTTTAAGTAACATTAGATTTTAAGTAATACGACGATATGAATTAAAATCAAGAGAATTAAAAGGTGAATTTTATGCCCTAGTTTGAATGCAATGAAGAGTATTTGTTTAAAAGTTTACCCGATAATTTATACACATATTGTGTagcgcacaacacacattAATAATTTTAAGGCATTTTACTGCTGTATGCAAAAGCTCTCTCTGCCCGGAAAGACATCGGAATCGACTTTTCAACACTCCGATCGTTCTTTCTATTATAATTCTAGCAGCAGTGTGGAGCGTATTAAACTCAGCTTCAGCTGAATTTGCAGTCGCATTTCTACATGGCACAATCAACCAATCTGCCCTAGGGTAAGCGGAATCTCCTGtaaatcatcaaaaatgtatttagTTAAGTTCGTATTTTATGCTGAACATTTGCTCTTTTTACCTGATATTTTGAAGCCTGTTTCGAGATTACGATGTTTTATTGAGCAGAATCTTCCAACTGGACTTCTATTCCAAACGTGAGAATCGTGGCTTGCTCCGCCATATTTTGCGTTAACGAATCCAATTATCTGTGTATCATCACATACCTGCAATACAGCAATGATTTCATAaatacattttgaaaatgtcgTGTTTGCCACCGGCACGTAGAAATCTTTCCCAACACTTTGCTGAAAACTGCCCTCAGCAAAAAATCGTAAAACGGCTGCTAGCTTTTGTTCTGGAGTGATACCATGAGACCGCAATGGAGATATTTCATCCTTAATCTCCCAGATAATCTCCTCAAATATCGCAGGTGATACACGATAATCTCTGATGAACCTAGAATATACATAGGTTATTTTTCAGTTTGTTTACCTTATAAGATATTTATTACTTATTATAAGGCAGGTTCAACACATTTCTCTGAATTCTAAGATGTCTGCGGTATCTTTGCTCATTCCTTTTATCTTCTTGACGCTCCTCATCAATTAACATAATTAAAGGTATCATGGCAGCGTTAACgaaactttgttttttttaagattaAAGTGAAATtaaagtgaaaatgaaagtGTTTGAAACACGTTACAAACTGGTTGAAGCTACTATGACGTGATGTTTTTACGAATAACAAAGCACATTGACATTTACAGACACAATGTTAAAAGCTTACGTCAAGCGACAAAGTACGTAATATTGATACAGGCTGGATGATGTTAAAAAATGACAGTTGTGTTcaagaaaaattaaattttaatttgacaTTCAGGAAACATTCATAAACTTCATAAACTTCAAAACGAGTTCAAATATAACTCAAAATCCTTTTGGCCATCTTGGATGATATTTAATAGTAAAAGGCCCTTGAAAATCATCCtacaattattattacaagaaacataaaaacattTCATCTAACTTTCAAGAATCAAACAACTATTATCTTATAATGAGCAGACCGATTCatcattttaaacacattCTAATCTAAAGGCCTCGGGCCAAAAACTCGAGACGAAATCTAaaaactcttcttcttctaaaaAATCCTAAatgctgaaaaatgtatggatatgaCAGATCGGGAAAGTTgccgttgacactttgtaTATGGATTTGACAGTACACAGAATTCCACGGCCGCGAAATTCCAGTCAGTGTATTTTTGACCTTACGTCAACAAGATTGTAAATCACCACcgaacacacaaaatcactgTTTTTTAAAAAAAGCGAAATCTTGTGAATACTTTTCTCCAAACGAAAATGGATACTCTTTTATTCAGGTAAAAGGATTGATTTCCGCGGAGGCGGTAACGCGTATAAGGCCCAACACATATGTACTGGAATTTTGCGTTAGCGTTATTCCGTCTGCTGTCAAACCTATGCACAAACTGTCATCGGCAATTTTTTCAATCTGCCATATCCATATATTTATCAGCAGTCGTAATTTCCCGGCAGTGAAATTCTGGCCCATGTATTTTTGGCAAAACAGTTCCGTAAAGATATCCAGCATGAGTATCTCTGAGTTTCTCAAAgactctataaaaataaacaaaaaataatctcTGTGTTTCTGCGATAGCGCGTTCGAATGACATTACATTTTTATGATTAGATTGTTATCCACCCGTGGAAacgcgcgtcgtgtatttTAGGCCTAACATAAAATTCATACAGAGTAATACCTTGTTTACAAAACATGAGACATTTATAAAAGAATAAAAGAGTTTATTGAGCCTTTAAATCCGTGTTTTTCAAGTATTCGGCCTTGTTATCTGATGAAATTTTATAAAAcgccaaaaataaacaatttttcaAACTACATTACAAAAAGTGATAGATGGCCCAATCTCTTT encodes the following:
- the LOC133391733 gene encoding uncharacterized protein LOC133391733, giving the protein MIPLIMLIDEERQEDKRNEQRYRRHLRIQRNVLNLPYNKFIRDYRVSPAIFEEIIWEIKDEISPLRSHGITPEQKLAAVLRFFAEGSFQQSVGKDFYVPVANTTFSKCIYEIIAVLQVCDDTQIIGFVNAKYGGASHDSHVWNRSPVGRFCSIKHRNLETGFKISGDSAYPRADWLIVPCRNATANSAEAEFNTLHTAARIIIERTIGVLKSRFRCLSGQRELLHTAVKCLKIINVCCALHNMCINYRVNF